A single genomic interval of Terriglobus albidus harbors:
- a CDS encoding carboxypeptidase regulatory-like domain-containing protein, translating into MYRASFLFLTTALSLHAQSPAPAVGRENTALPAGRVTGHIFCADTHAPARQAKISLVPLPEENGKSADLLRRGRGRGEGFSDLNGAFVIDHASPGTYAVQVELTGYLDPMSGIDLSDWESLEPEVQRHLRATGVTIRGGEVVALDVELMRGAAISGQILYDDGAPAADVSVQAVSSPTSANRTRTGERSLPAVSTDDQGKFRIAGVPPGEYRVIAGMVQANVFARDTAQAVSLYLNTQQLYAPGTFHKKEASTFKIVGSEEMGGVAITIPTRGLHLVRGSVVRQTDGIPVVHGAVQLTDASDRSFSRNADITPDGSFVIAFVPSGTYRLRVDGAFDATDASGSQPPKVSREYGPVEEEVTVSTNDVSGITLQVPEKQTTLSFQH; encoded by the coding sequence ATGTATCGAGCCTCTTTCCTTTTTCTGACGACAGCTCTATCGTTGCATGCCCAATCACCCGCTCCGGCCGTCGGGCGGGAGAACACAGCTCTTCCCGCAGGTCGTGTGACCGGGCATATCTTCTGTGCGGATACTCATGCGCCTGCGCGCCAGGCGAAGATAAGTCTGGTGCCTCTTCCGGAGGAGAACGGTAAGTCTGCAGATCTTCTTCGTCGTGGGCGAGGACGCGGAGAGGGGTTCAGCGATCTTAATGGCGCTTTCGTCATTGACCATGCCTCACCTGGAACATACGCCGTTCAAGTGGAGCTGACGGGCTATCTTGATCCGATGTCAGGGATAGATCTCTCCGATTGGGAGAGCCTTGAGCCTGAGGTGCAGCGGCATCTTCGCGCGACAGGTGTAACGATTCGTGGAGGGGAGGTAGTAGCTCTGGATGTTGAGTTGATGCGCGGCGCTGCGATCAGCGGCCAGATTCTCTACGACGATGGAGCGCCTGCGGCAGATGTCAGCGTGCAGGCGGTCTCATCCCCAACCTCTGCCAATCGCACACGGACAGGAGAGAGGAGCTTGCCCGCGGTATCCACGGATGACCAGGGAAAGTTCCGCATTGCAGGCGTTCCTCCCGGGGAATATCGCGTGATCGCGGGAATGGTGCAGGCGAATGTCTTTGCGAGGGACACGGCACAAGCGGTCAGCCTCTATCTGAACACGCAGCAGCTCTATGCGCCCGGAACCTTCCATAAGAAGGAAGCATCGACCTTCAAGATCGTTGGAAGTGAGGAGATGGGAGGCGTGGCCATCACCATTCCTACACGCGGCCTGCATCTGGTCCGAGGCAGCGTGGTGCGGCAGACAGACGGCATACCAGTAGTGCACGGTGCTGTGCAATTGACGGATGCCAGTGACCGCTCATTTTCCCGGAACGCTGACATCACTCCCGATGGCAGCTTCGTGATCGCCTTCGTGCCTTCGGGAACGTACAGATTACGTGTGGATGGTGCGTTCGATGCGACTGATGCCTCAGGCTCGCAACCGCCCAAGGTCTCTCGTGAATATGGTCCCGTCGAAGAAGAGGTGACTGTATCCACGAACGACGTCAGTGGCATCACACTGCAGGTGCCGGAGAAGCAGACAACGTTGTCTTTCCAGCATTGA
- a CDS encoding MSCRAMM family protein: MRRLLSLLAIAVSMPAQQAPQVQMTQSQSVPSGSVSGHIVCADTHAPARFARVSLSRLRDAGSDIRQVGVIFSGGGGQMTTDLDGFFAISHVAPGTYALRVDLPGYLDPMSSVDLQDWMSSDPQKQDRLRSSLSTVTVNGSETANVDVSLERGAAISGKVLFDDGSPAAGVTMHVIDASIVSLPGAGNRGPGRMLPGRLYNTDDHGAFRILSLPPGEYLVATSVSIQRAVIGSVGGSLTRTISNPQTVYAPGSFRKKSADIIKVSGTDEKSGITITIPTRGMHFVAGTVIQQANGMPVSGGNVQMVDADDPTFMLNGQIAPDGSFRIDFVAAGQYTLRVTSAFDMPERNHQNGGFSGSERVSHYYGTTEQTLIVASGDSTGITLQVPALDDPTKPPRFMAPVRAAANPK; this comes from the coding sequence ATGCGCCGCTTACTTTCTCTTCTGGCAATTGCAGTTTCTATGCCTGCGCAACAGGCGCCACAGGTTCAAATGACGCAGTCACAATCAGTTCCTTCGGGAAGTGTGAGTGGGCATATTGTCTGCGCGGATACGCACGCTCCTGCTCGATTCGCACGCGTCAGCCTCTCCCGTCTGCGCGATGCAGGGAGTGACATCCGCCAGGTTGGCGTGATCTTCTCAGGGGGCGGCGGGCAGATGACCACCGATCTGGATGGGTTCTTTGCTATTTCCCATGTCGCTCCTGGAACCTACGCCTTACGCGTCGATCTACCCGGATACCTCGATCCAATGTCTTCTGTGGATCTTCAGGACTGGATGAGTTCCGATCCGCAGAAACAGGACAGGCTGCGGTCCAGCCTGTCGACAGTTACAGTCAACGGTTCCGAGACCGCCAATGTGGATGTGAGCCTGGAACGTGGAGCAGCCATTTCCGGTAAGGTGCTATTTGACGATGGATCACCGGCAGCCGGTGTGACGATGCATGTCATAGATGCGTCCATTGTGAGCCTGCCTGGTGCAGGCAACAGGGGACCTGGGCGGATGCTGCCCGGCCGCTTATACAACACGGATGACCATGGAGCATTTCGCATACTGAGCCTTCCGCCGGGCGAGTACTTGGTGGCAACTTCCGTTAGTATCCAGCGGGCCGTTATTGGTTCCGTAGGAGGCAGCCTCACTCGAACTATCTCCAATCCGCAGACAGTCTATGCGCCAGGCTCATTCCGCAAAAAAAGCGCTGACATCATCAAAGTCTCAGGAACAGATGAGAAAAGCGGGATCACGATTACCATTCCGACGCGAGGCATGCATTTCGTAGCGGGAACGGTCATACAGCAGGCAAATGGAATGCCAGTGTCTGGAGGCAACGTCCAGATGGTGGACGCAGACGACCCGACGTTTATGCTCAATGGCCAGATCGCACCGGACGGCAGTTTCCGAATTGACTTCGTAGCAGCTGGCCAGTACACCCTGCGCGTGACCAGCGCGTTCGACATGCCCGAGCGCAATCATCAGAATGGCGGGTTCTCCGGTTCCGAACGTGTCAGCCACTACTACGGAACGACCGAGCAGACGTTGATTGTCGCATCAGGAGACTCCACTGGAATCACGCTGCAGGTGCCTGCACTCGATGATCCGACGAAGCCGCCGCGTTTCATGGCTCCAGTGCGCGCTGCCGCCAACCCAAAGTGA
- a CDS encoding Dabb family protein — MGEPSPECNLLVEFLIQLSGILKPKVRSFMFIHGFLFRWQPGATEEQIARAQREILAFQGVIPGLREVHVGENLADNKGDYTFAGVMIFESKEIYAGYSAHPAHQALLQWLMPLIEPIEFDLEG, encoded by the coding sequence ATGGGCGAACCCAGCCCAGAGTGCAATCTCCTTGTCGAATTCCTGATCCAGCTCTCCGGTATTCTGAAGCCGAAAGTAAGGAGCTTCATGTTTATTCACGGATTTCTCTTCCGCTGGCAGCCAGGCGCTACCGAAGAACAGATCGCACGCGCCCAGCGCGAGATTCTTGCGTTCCAGGGCGTAATTCCCGGCCTGCGGGAGGTCCACGTCGGCGAGAACCTTGCCGACAACAAGGGGGACTACACCTTCGCCGGCGTCATGATCTTCGAAAGCAAAGAAATCTACGCCGGCTATTCGGCGCATCCCGCGCATCAGGCGCTGCTTCAGTGGCTCATGCCCCTCATCGAGCCGATTGAGTTCGATCTGGAAGGGTAA
- a CDS encoding PIG-L deacetylase family protein, producing the protein MGLRMMVVVAHPDDECFAFGGAIALATRHGVEVSCICLTDGQAATNRGVSTDGKDLGRIRREEFAASCEVLGIQHYELLDYHDAQLVHANMHEAGRKLVQRMRSFRPHVVVTFGLDGGLNVHPDHTMVSAITSAAYHWAGRAKRYPELDLEPHLAQRLYHITTNFTLEEREPLMPAPWSCVLDTAEVLPVRIEAFEKHASQLPVLESVRPYLDKFGQQEFYTLISAATPQPAAMTHDMFDGIRE; encoded by the coding sequence ATGGGATTGAGGATGATGGTCGTCGTCGCACATCCTGACGACGAGTGCTTTGCCTTTGGAGGCGCGATTGCGCTGGCCACACGGCACGGAGTTGAAGTGAGCTGTATCTGTCTCACCGATGGACAGGCAGCGACCAACCGCGGAGTCTCCACCGATGGCAAGGACCTCGGCCGCATCCGCCGTGAAGAGTTTGCGGCAAGCTGCGAGGTTCTGGGCATTCAGCACTATGAGCTGCTGGACTATCATGACGCGCAGCTTGTACATGCCAATATGCATGAGGCCGGCAGAAAGCTGGTGCAGCGCATGCGGAGCTTTCGTCCGCATGTAGTCGTCACCTTCGGTCTGGACGGCGGATTGAATGTTCATCCGGATCACACGATGGTTTCGGCGATTACTTCGGCAGCCTATCACTGGGCAGGACGCGCAAAGCGCTATCCGGAACTCGATCTCGAGCCCCATCTCGCGCAGCGGCTCTATCACATCACCACCAACTTCACGCTTGAGGAGCGCGAGCCATTGATGCCGGCTCCGTGGAGCTGTGTGTTGGATACGGCGGAGGTACTGCCGGTGCGTATCGAGGCCTTTGAGAAACACGCTTCGCAGTTACCGGTGCTGGAGAGTGTACGGCCGTACCTGGATAAGTTTGGACAGCAGGAGTTCTACACGCTGATCTCCGCCGCGACGCCGCAGCCCGCCGCAATGACGCACGACATGTTCGACGGCATCCGCGAATAA
- a CDS encoding ribonuclease HII — protein MLRQLVCSDAPEQALRYRGYRMIAGVDEVGRGALYGPVVAAAVILPEACAELAEAGLKDSKQMEREDRERLDLQVRAMALAVCVAEVDAETIDRINIYQASRLAMLNAVAGLSLAPDHLLIDAMRIDHPCPQTKLIYGDSLSLSIAAASVVAKVHRDALMRAADELHPGYGMASHKGYATPAHRRALKELGPTPLHRRSFAPVAGVDPDAALEAALEMDDLPFDEEVLSESATGENAAWD, from the coding sequence ATGCTACGTCAGCTCGTGTGCTCCGACGCTCCAGAGCAGGCGCTGCGTTACCGCGGGTACCGGATGATTGCGGGCGTGGATGAGGTTGGCCGGGGAGCTCTCTACGGCCCTGTAGTCGCAGCCGCCGTCATTCTGCCGGAAGCGTGTGCCGAGCTGGCCGAGGCCGGCCTGAAGGACTCCAAGCAGATGGAGCGCGAAGATCGCGAGCGGCTGGACTTGCAGGTGCGGGCCATGGCTCTGGCCGTTTGTGTCGCCGAGGTCGACGCCGAGACTATCGATCGCATCAACATCTACCAGGCGTCGCGGTTGGCGATGTTAAACGCAGTCGCGGGACTCTCTCTGGCGCCGGATCATCTGCTGATCGACGCCATGCGCATCGACCATCCTTGTCCGCAGACAAAACTGATCTACGGCGATTCGCTGTCGCTCTCGATTGCAGCGGCATCCGTGGTGGCGAAGGTTCACCGAGATGCGCTGATGCGTGCTGCCGATGAGCTTCATCCCGGGTATGGAATGGCATCGCACAAGGGATACGCGACACCGGCTCACAGAAGAGCTTTGAAAGAGTTGGGGCCAACGCCGCTGCACCGGCGGAGCTTTGCGCCGGTAGCTGGGGTCGATCCGGATGCGGCGCTGGAAGCAGCGTTGGAGATGGACGATCTACCCTTTGACGAAGAGGTGCTCAGCGAGAGCGCCACTGGAGAAAACGCAGCATGGGATTGA
- the rplS gene encoding 50S ribosomal protein L19, with amino-acid sequence MSINPIMQKLAAKLQRTDLPKFGPGDTVRVQVKIKEGDKERLQAFEGIVIATKQGPQGSFTVRKMSFGQGVERIFPYNSKVVDKVEKVRSYQVRRAKLFYLRGLRGKAARLKEVERA; translated from the coding sequence ATGTCAATCAACCCCATCATGCAGAAACTTGCCGCTAAGCTTCAGCGGACCGATCTCCCGAAGTTCGGCCCCGGAGACACCGTGCGCGTGCAGGTTAAGATCAAAGAGGGCGACAAAGAGCGTCTCCAGGCGTTTGAAGGCATTGTGATCGCCACCAAGCAGGGCCCACAGGGCAGCTTCACCGTCCGTAAGATGAGCTTCGGACAGGGTGTTGAGCGCATCTTCCCGTACAACTCCAAGGTTGTCGACAAGGTCGAAAAGGTTCGTTCCTACCAGGTTCGCCGCGCCAAGCTGTTCTATCTGCGCGGTCTGCGTGGCAAGGCTGCCCGCCTGAAGGAAGTCGAGCGCGCCTAG
- a CDS encoding SDR family NAD(P)-dependent oxidoreductase, with translation MGFLFKIGKRMALRKLYRAATATNPAAQVLLGAAGMAVTAGAVYVASKRRKAVQNKVVVIAGGSRGLGLALAQRFARGGASLVLAARDPEELLRARQLLLDRAAVRYAEDVLLVPCDLSDEAEAADLIRRATTHFGRVDVLINNAGIIQVGPVEEQPLAAFDEAMRVNFFSALNTVHAVLPQMLVRRSGTIVNIASIGGKLAIPHMLPYTASKFALTGFSEGLHVELKSKGIHVTTVCPGLLRTGSHVKAEFRGQPEKEYQWFAMAAMLPGLSASTKRAANRIFNAVAARKAELFITPQAWLAARIHGLAPETTQAVAGILNAWFLPEAPAATKHAPVVQGSELPQPEFKPIAAWNEHLQRENNQTAEQ, from the coding sequence ATGGGATTTCTCTTCAAGATTGGCAAGCGGATGGCGCTGCGCAAGCTCTATCGGGCGGCGACAGCAACGAATCCGGCGGCCCAGGTGTTGCTGGGCGCTGCAGGTATGGCCGTTACGGCCGGCGCGGTTTATGTGGCGAGCAAACGTCGTAAAGCTGTGCAAAACAAGGTTGTCGTGATCGCCGGTGGATCTCGCGGCCTGGGCCTTGCCCTGGCGCAGCGCTTTGCCCGTGGCGGAGCATCGCTGGTGCTGGCCGCGCGCGATCCCGAGGAACTGCTGCGGGCCCGGCAACTGCTGCTGGACCGCGCCGCTGTCCGTTACGCGGAGGACGTGCTGCTGGTGCCGTGCGATCTGAGTGATGAGGCCGAGGCGGCCGATCTGATCCGGCGCGCGACCACCCACTTCGGGCGCGTGGATGTGCTGATCAACAACGCCGGCATCATCCAGGTCGGCCCGGTGGAGGAGCAGCCCCTTGCCGCCTTCGACGAGGCTATGCGGGTGAACTTCTTCTCGGCGTTGAACACCGTGCATGCGGTGCTGCCGCAGATGCTGGTTCGCCGTTCTGGCACGATTGTGAATATTGCGTCTATCGGGGGCAAGCTTGCCATACCGCACATGCTGCCGTACACGGCGTCGAAGTTTGCGTTGACCGGGTTCTCCGAGGGGCTGCATGTGGAGCTGAAGTCGAAGGGGATTCATGTCACCACGGTGTGTCCGGGGCTGCTGCGGACCGGATCACACGTCAAGGCGGAGTTCCGCGGGCAGCCGGAGAAGGAGTACCAGTGGTTTGCCATGGCGGCGATGCTGCCAGGGCTCTCCGCCAGCACCAAGCGCGCTGCCAACCGCATCTTCAATGCGGTGGCGGCGCGGAAGGCAGAGCTGTTTATCACGCCGCAGGCGTGGCTGGCAGCTCGCATCCACGGTCTTGCGCCAGAGACCACGCAGGCGGTAGCAGGAATCCTGAACGCCTGGTTCCTGCCCGAGGCGCCGGCAGCGACGAAGCATGCACCGGTGGTGCAGGGCAGCGAGCTTCCACAGCCGGAGTTCAAGCCGATTGCCGCCTGGAACGAGCATCTCCAGCGCGAAAACAATCAGACCGCTGAGCAATAA
- a CDS encoding MerR family transcriptional regulator encodes MATKRKSKGAYMISAVAEMYDIHPQTLRLYEREGLLRPSRSEGNTRLYTDEDLERLEFILNLARDLGVNIAGIAIVLQMRERMEEMNRQMQHFVEYVRTEMITRIHQAQQPQGPGLVPFKRPVGPKK; translated from the coding sequence ATGGCGACCAAGCGTAAGTCGAAGGGAGCATACATGATCTCGGCCGTGGCCGAGATGTATGACATTCACCCGCAGACGCTTCGCTTATACGAGCGCGAAGGCCTTCTGCGGCCCTCCCGTTCTGAAGGCAACACTCGTCTCTACACCGACGAAGACCTGGAGCGCCTGGAGTTCATCCTCAACCTTGCCCGAGACCTTGGTGTGAATATCGCAGGCATCGCGATCGTGCTGCAGATGCGCGAACGCATGGAAGAGATGAACCGGCAGATGCAGCACTTTGTCGAGTACGTCCGCACCGAGATGATCACCCGCATCCACCAGGCACAGCAGCCGCAGGGTCCGGGGCTCGTGCCTTTCAAGCGACCAGTGGGGCCGAAGAAATAG
- a CDS encoding glycosyltransferase, which yields MSLTLCGWALRGLLSVASLGTVTSAIYTGMVIVAALKYRRRKKAAERMPADFAPPVSVCKPLHGDEPGLERNLVSFFEQQYPGEWEMIFIARHSNDAGLQLAQQVGQRYPQVNARYLTCGEPKYPNAKMYSLGVLAEAARHETLVTSDADARVVPDYLLRCVQDLKDGTALSSCLYRGTVDEPGIATALDAMGKTVEMCAGVLVATMVEGGTKFSLGVTMILRRDAFDHAGGYEDLGQYHAEDFILGNRLAEQGKRVIMSPHIIDLTVPKTTLVLSFRNQLRWMQSTRRSRPAGHLGTGLTFALPFGVLGLLWGLLAGHPLFGFGFLAAACANRMVQALTMLRILDDPNWARYTLLYPLRDLMGSIIWLCSYLPGEMYYHGGLYELTPDGKLRRRK from the coding sequence GTGAGTTTGACACTCTGCGGGTGGGCTCTCCGGGGCCTGCTCTCTGTTGCAAGTCTGGGCACAGTTACGTCTGCCATCTATACCGGCATGGTGATTGTGGCTGCACTGAAATACCGGAGGCGCAAAAAGGCCGCTGAGCGGATGCCTGCCGACTTTGCCCCTCCCGTCAGCGTCTGCAAGCCGCTGCATGGCGATGAGCCCGGCCTCGAGCGGAACCTCGTCTCCTTCTTCGAGCAGCAGTATCCGGGCGAGTGGGAGATGATCTTCATCGCCCGTCACTCCAACGATGCCGGCCTGCAACTGGCACAACAGGTAGGACAGCGGTATCCGCAGGTCAACGCACGCTACCTGACCTGCGGCGAGCCGAAGTATCCCAACGCAAAGATGTACTCGCTCGGCGTGCTTGCTGAAGCTGCCAGGCACGAGACGCTGGTGACCAGCGACGCAGACGCGCGCGTTGTTCCGGACTATCTGCTGCGCTGCGTACAGGACCTGAAAGACGGCACCGCGCTCTCCTCCTGCCTCTACCGCGGAACTGTCGATGAACCCGGCATTGCCACCGCTCTTGATGCCATGGGCAAAACCGTGGAGATGTGCGCCGGGGTTCTGGTGGCCACCATGGTAGAAGGGGGCACAAAGTTCTCGCTTGGCGTAACCATGATTCTGCGCCGCGATGCCTTCGACCATGCCGGGGGGTACGAAGACCTGGGCCAATACCATGCTGAAGATTTCATCCTCGGCAATCGTCTGGCCGAGCAGGGTAAACGGGTAATCATGTCCCCGCACATCATCGACCTGACCGTGCCGAAGACCACGCTGGTGCTCAGCTTCCGCAATCAGCTTCGCTGGATGCAGAGCACGCGCCGCTCGCGGCCCGCGGGACACCTTGGCACCGGTCTCACATTTGCCCTGCCCTTTGGTGTGCTCGGCCTGCTGTGGGGCCTGCTCGCAGGTCATCCGCTGTTCGGTTTTGGATTCCTTGCTGCTGCCTGCGCAAACCGTATGGTGCAGGCTTTGACGATGCTGAGGATACTGGACGATCCGAACTGGGCGCGCTACACGCTGCTGTATCCGCTGCGCGATCTGATGGGTTCCATCATCTGGCTCTGCTCTTATCTGCCGGGAGAGATGTACTACCACGGTGGGCTGTATGAGCTGACTCCTGATGGTAAGTTGAGGCGGCGTAAGTAA
- a CDS encoding metallophosphoesterase family protein — protein sequence MHRRDFLTLAGTAGAALALGVDAPSAHAQQQDFTFLFLTDTHIQPELDAAKGCDMAFKKMRTVKADFAIQGGDHVFDSLEVPTSRALSLFDLYNKTEQDLGLKVHHAIGNHDVLGIYPKSGVSPTDPLYGKKTFEDRMGARYRSFDHKGIHFVILDSIFITSDRAYEGRIEADQLSWLDADLKKVPAGTPVIVTSHIPIISAYEQYLPPPAKPSAHHGLTVANSAEVIKTFEGHNVLAVLQGHTHVNEVVTWKGVQYITSGAVSGNWWKGTHMGSPEGYTDVSVSNGKLSTRYETYGFRATVREDS from the coding sequence ATGCATCGCAGAGACTTTCTTACGCTTGCCGGTACCGCCGGAGCCGCACTTGCGCTCGGTGTCGACGCTCCGTCCGCCCACGCTCAGCAGCAGGACTTCACCTTCCTCTTCCTGACCGACACCCACATTCAGCCGGAGCTCGATGCTGCCAAGGGCTGCGATATGGCGTTCAAGAAGATGCGGACCGTCAAGGCTGACTTCGCCATCCAGGGTGGCGATCATGTCTTCGACTCCCTGGAGGTTCCAACCTCGCGTGCGCTCAGCCTCTTCGATCTCTACAACAAGACCGAGCAGGACCTTGGCCTGAAGGTGCACCATGCCATCGGCAACCACGATGTGCTGGGCATCTATCCCAAGAGCGGCGTCTCCCCTACCGATCCGCTCTATGGCAAGAAGACCTTTGAAGACCGCATGGGTGCTCGCTACCGCTCCTTCGATCACAAGGGCATTCACTTCGTCATTCTGGACTCGATCTTTATCACCAGCGACCGCGCCTATGAAGGCCGCATTGAAGCAGATCAGCTAAGCTGGCTGGACGCCGATCTGAAGAAAGTCCCTGCCGGAACTCCGGTCATCGTGACCAGCCACATTCCAATCATCTCGGCCTATGAGCAGTACCTCCCGCCTCCGGCTAAGCCTTCAGCGCATCATGGATTGACGGTGGCGAACTCGGCAGAGGTGATCAAGACCTTCGAAGGGCACAACGTTCTGGCCGTGCTGCAGGGCCATACACACGTCAACGAGGTCGTTACCTGGAAGGGCGTGCAGTACATCACCTCCGGCGCTGTGAGCGGCAACTGGTGGAAGGGTACGCACATGGGATCGCCCGAGGGCTACACCGATGTGTCCGTCTCCAACGGCAAGCTCTCGACACGGTATGAGACCTATGGCTTCCGGGCTACGGTGCGGGAAGACAGCTAA
- a CDS encoding DNA-methyltransferase — protein MGRILLGDNLSRLKKLATGSVPLIYIDPPFNTGRIQKRQRIRTIRDEVHGDRSGFAGKRYRTEKLDGPAGYHDIFDDFLGFLQPRLQEAYRVLSPAGSFFLHLDPREVHYAKVMLDGIFGRECFQNEIIWAYDYGARSKSRWPAKHDNILWYTKDPANFTFHLDECDRIPYMAPKLVGEQKAAKGKTPTDVWWHTIVSPTGKEKTGYPTQKPLGVLERIVKVHSNPGDLVLDFFAGSGTTGEAAVRNGRDFLLMDSSKEAVAIMRKRLAKWTRKKK, from the coding sequence GTGGGACGAATTCTGCTCGGTGACAATCTCTCCAGACTCAAGAAGCTAGCTACCGGCTCTGTTCCGCTGATCTACATCGATCCGCCGTTCAATACAGGCCGCATCCAGAAGCGGCAGCGCATCCGCACCATCCGCGATGAGGTCCATGGAGACCGAAGTGGATTTGCTGGGAAACGGTATCGCACGGAAAAACTGGATGGCCCGGCGGGCTATCACGATATCTTCGACGACTTTCTCGGCTTTCTGCAGCCCCGCCTGCAAGAGGCCTACCGTGTGCTTTCACCGGCAGGATCGTTCTTTCTCCACCTGGACCCGCGCGAGGTGCACTACGCCAAGGTGATGCTCGACGGTATCTTCGGCCGTGAATGCTTCCAGAACGAGATCATCTGGGCATACGACTACGGCGCCCGGTCGAAGTCACGCTGGCCTGCCAAGCACGACAACATCCTTTGGTACACGAAGGATCCCGCGAATTTTACCTTCCATCTCGACGAGTGCGACCGCATCCCCTACATGGCTCCGAAGCTGGTTGGAGAGCAGAAAGCGGCAAAGGGAAAGACGCCGACCGATGTCTGGTGGCACACCATCGTCTCGCCCACAGGGAAGGAGAAGACCGGCTACCCGACGCAGAAGCCGCTGGGCGTGCTGGAGCGCATCGTGAAGGTGCACTCCAATCCCGGCGATCTAGTGCTGGACTTCTTCGCCGGTTCAGGAACAACCGGAGAGGCCGCCGTCCGCAACGGCCGCGACTTCCTCCTGATGGACTCAAGCAAAGAAGCTGTCGCCATCATGCGCAAACGCCTGGCGAAATGGACCAGGAAAAAGAAGTAG
- a CDS encoding PP2C family protein-serine/threonine phosphatase, with protein sequence MEARRDLKLEHAMLSDVGRVRKGNEDACGADAKAGLFVVCDGMGGAAAGEIASHLAVETFLKEFGARKAAKRRTSPAQLLDDAVAAANKAVITKAKTSPDLRGMGTTLVSLLVQRSEEGHEAPFEVWTAHAGDSRCYRLRKGELHRLTQDHSLVEEQLRAGLITPEEAEFSPIRNVITRAVGSQSDVDTEVHCDDALPGDLYLLCSDGLTRDLSDSDLARHLRAAGDDLELVCRSMIGEANVMGGADNITCLLVRIPL encoded by the coding sequence ATGGAAGCCCGTCGGGATCTGAAGCTTGAGCACGCCATGCTGTCGGACGTCGGCCGTGTCCGCAAAGGCAACGAGGACGCCTGCGGCGCCGATGCAAAGGCCGGGCTCTTCGTGGTCTGTGACGGCATGGGTGGAGCTGCCGCCGGTGAGATTGCCAGCCATCTTGCCGTGGAGACTTTTCTGAAGGAGTTCGGCGCACGCAAAGCTGCAAAACGTCGTACCTCTCCGGCTCAACTTCTTGACGATGCCGTTGCCGCAGCCAACAAAGCCGTCATCACCAAGGCAAAGACCTCGCCCGACCTGCGTGGTATGGGCACAACCCTGGTCTCGTTGCTGGTGCAGCGCAGCGAGGAAGGCCATGAGGCCCCATTTGAAGTATGGACGGCACATGCTGGCGACTCGCGATGCTACCGTCTGCGCAAGGGTGAGCTGCACCGCCTGACCCAGGATCACTCCCTGGTCGAAGAACAGCTCCGCGCCGGTCTTATCACACCGGAGGAGGCCGAGTTCTCTCCCATCCGCAATGTCATCACACGTGCCGTCGGCTCTCAGAGCGACGTCGATACCGAGGTCCACTGCGATGATGCACTGCCCGGTGACTTATATCTGCTGTGCTCTGACGGCCTGACCCGCGATCTGTCAGACAGCGATCTGGCACGGCATCTGCGGGCCGCGGGCGACGATCTGGAGCTGGTCTGCCGTTCGATGATCGGAGAGGCCAACGTGATGGGCGGCGCCGATAACATCACTTGCCTGCTTGTCCGTATCCCGCTTTGA
- a CDS encoding MaoC family dehydratase yields the protein MGNELYFEDFHLGQKFQSHGSVKVTAADIKEFGEKYDPQPFHLDETAGENSFFGGLAASGWLTAAIVMRMRVETIRVAGGMIGAGVEEIRWTKPVRPGDSLHTDTEVVGVRQSNKRPNFGVVTIQTLTLNQREEIVMRSRVNFLAPLRSAKK from the coding sequence ATGGGGAACGAGCTTTACTTTGAAGATTTTCACCTGGGGCAGAAGTTTCAATCGCACGGCAGCGTGAAGGTGACCGCGGCGGATATCAAAGAGTTCGGCGAAAAATACGACCCTCAGCCCTTTCACCTGGACGAAACGGCGGGAGAGAACTCCTTCTTCGGAGGCCTGGCAGCCTCCGGCTGGCTCACCGCAGCCATCGTTATGCGCATGCGCGTGGAAACCATTCGGGTTGCAGGCGGCATGATCGGCGCCGGCGTGGAAGAGATCCGCTGGACCAAGCCGGTACGTCCCGGCGACTCCCTGCATACGGATACCGAAGTCGTCGGTGTGCGGCAGTCCAACAAGCGGCCGAACTTTGGCGTGGTAACCATCCAGACCCTTACCCTGAACCAGCGGGAAGAGATCGTGATGCGCAGCCGGGTCAACTTCCTGGCGCCGCTTCGCTCGGCAAAAAAGTAG